The Fervidobacterium pennivorans DNA segment AACTAAGAGGTCCTTGAGAACTTTCTTAGATGAGATAAAATGGATAGGTCCTAAAAGAAAAAGAATATTACTTGAGCGTTACTCCTCGGTTGAAGAATTGAAAAAAGCGTCAAGGGAAGAAATTGAACGATTAATAGGGAAAAAGGCTACAGAAAGTTTATTAAACGAACTATCTTACCTGAAAGACATTTAAATTCTTGTTAAGTAAGTTGATAAAAAGTTCACGGGTGTTATAATTTAAGCATGGGAAGAGTCAAAATTTTTCTGTGAGTTAATAAAGGAAAATCGGCATGTCAATATATTTCTCCAGGAGGTGGATGTAGTTGACAACGTTTATTATCAGAAGGTTACTCCTGTTACCACTCATCGTGTTGGGTGTGTCGCTGATTATCTTCTCGCTCTTCCAGATACTGGGTCCAGATAAGCTTCTTGCTTCATACGTTAACCCAAACGTATTTGATAAGTTGACCCCAGCTGAGCTGGATGCTTTGAAGGAGAAGTACGGTTTGAACAAACCTTTTGTTGAAAGGTACGGTAAATGGTTATTTAATGCACTCAAAGGTGACCTTGGTTGGTCACAGGTTGGAAAAGAACCTGTTTTGAAAGCGATTTGGAGTAGGTTCCCGTACACACTTGAACTTGCTCTGTATGCATTATTCCCAGTTGTTGGCGTAGGTATTTGGCTTGGTGTTACTGCAGCAGTTAAACGCGATAAGTTCTTAGACCACTTCATTAGGATTATCGCAATCATTGGATGGTCTTTCCCGGACTTTGTTTTTGGATTGCTCGTGCTTATGGTCTTTTATTCAGTGCTTGGTTGGTTCCCTCCGGGAAACCTTTCACAATGGGCTGAAGAAATTGTCAAGTCACCCCAGTACTTAAAGGTCACACACCTTCTTACAATTGATGCTCTTATTAACGGAAGACTTGATATTTTCTGGGATGCACTCAGGCACATAATAGGACCAGTCATAACTCTTTCATTCCTTTGGTGGGCGTATTTGTTAAGAATTACAAGGTCAAGTATGCTTGAAGTTCTTTCTAAAGAATATGTGAGGACTGCAAGAGCAAAAGGAGTTCCTGAAAAAGATGTTATACATAAGCACGCAAAGAGAAATGCTATGATTCCGGTTGTAACAGTTGCAGGTGCCATGGTAATAGGCTTGCTCTCGGGTACGGTTATAATCGAGGTTATATTTAACAGAACAGGTATAGGAAGATTAGCTGCTGAAGCTTCTGTTCAACTTGATTACGCTACAGTGTTAGGAACTACTCTGTTCTATTCGATAATCTTAGTGCTCGGTAACCTCATCATTGATATACTATACGCAGTATTCGACCCACGTGTCAGACTTGGTTAAGGAGGTGCCAGAAGATGAGTGAAGGTGTAACAACAACAAAAATGAACACGGAATTCAGACGAGTTTTGAGAAAGATATTTAGAAATCCTTCTGCTATTCTTGGTTTTTCGCTTCTTATATTTTTCATCCTCGTGGCTATATTCGCACCAGTCATCGCAAAACCATTGAATCCGATGATGCTCGATGAGGAAGGTAAACCAATGAAGTTAGATAATCCCTACATAATGCCAATTATTACTTGGAGTTCAGAACCTGTTCCTCCATCACGTGAACATCCGTTTGGTATGATACAGGGAAGAGACATATTTTACGGAGTTGTGTGGGGCACAAGGACTGCGTTTTATATAGGGTTGACCGTTACTATACTTTCTACGATTTTCGGTATTATAATTGGTTCAATTGCTGGTTACTATGGTGGATGGATTGATGAAATACTTATGAGAATCACAGATACCTTTATGTCCATCCCGTTCCTTTTGGCTGCAATGGTTTTAACCACAATCTTAGGTAACGGTCTTGACAAGGTTATGATTGCAATGACTGTCTTTGGTTGGATGGGTGCTGCAAGGCTTATCAGGGCTAATATTCTTCAAGTCAAAGAAGAGCAATTCGTTTTAGCTGCCAAGGCACTTGGAGTTAAGGACTTCTTCATTATAATAAGACATATCCTGCCAAACACTATATTCCCAGTTCTTATTCAAGCATCGATGCGTATGGGGTCTCTTGTCATCACTGCAGCAGGTCTTTCGTTCTTGGGACTTGGTGCGCCTCTGGGATATGCCGACTGGGGTTCAATGCTCAATTTCACAAGGAACTGGATACTTGGGACAAGTGGTTCAGCATTTACGTATTGGTATGCGGTCTTTTATCCAGGTATGGCTATGGTTTTGTTTGTGCTTGCCTGGAACCTCGTCGGTGATGCTTTGAGAGACGTATTTGACCCAAGACTGAAATAACGGTTGAAATGGCTGGAGGTGAATAAATTGGAAAAAAAGCAACCACTTTTGAGTGTAAGAAATTTAAGGACGTATTTCTATACAGAAGACGGAGTCGTCAAAGCAGTTGATGGTGTTGACTTTGACGTTTACGAGGGTGAAACTCTTGGAATCGTTGGTGAATCTGGAAGTGGTAAGAGTGTTACCTCCCTTGCCATAATGAGACTACTCGACCCAAAGGGACGAATAGAAGAAGGCAGCCAGATAATATTTAACGGTAAGAACTTATTAGAACTCAGCGAAGATGAAATGAGAAAAATCAGAGGTAACGATATTGCTATGATATTCCAAGAACCAATGGTAGCATTGAACCCAGTGTTTACAATAGGCGAACAGATTATGGAAGCTATTTTACTTCACCAGGATGTTGATAAGAAAACAGCAAGACAGATGGCAATAGAAATGCTAAGAAAAGTTGGAATTCCCGAACCGGAAAAACGAGTGGATGAATATCCGCATGAATTATCAGGTGGTATGAGGCAGAGGGCAATGATTGCCATGGCTCTTTCTTGTAGGCCAAAGCTCTTGATAGCGGACGAACCAACAACAGCTTTAGACGTTACCATCCAAGCTCAAATACTTGAGCTTATGAAAGAACTTCAAGAAGAATATGGCATGGCAATTATACTCATTACTCACGATGTCGGTGTGATTGCTGAAAATGCTGACAGAGTTGTCGTTATGTACGGTGGAAAAGTCATGGAAACCACCGATGTGAAGACGCTCTTTAAGAAACCCAAGCATCCATACACATGGGGACTTTTGAATTCCATTCCGAGGCTCGATGTTGAGCAGGAAAGACTTTACAGTATACCAGGAATGGTTCCAGACCCATTGCACTTCCCACCGGGTTGCCGATTCAGCAACAGGTGTGACTTTAAGGAAGAAAGATGTACAATTGAAATGCCAGAGCTTGTAGAGGTTGAACCAGGGCATTATTCAAGGTGTTTCTTCTACCATAAGTTAGAAGAAGCACAGAAGATACTTAAGGCTGGTGAAGGCGCATGATGGAAAACAGACAGGCTGTCACTCAAACGAACAATAGTCCTGCTAAATCTGAGCGAGAAGTTCTCCTGCGTATAGACAACCTTGTCAAACACTTCCCAATTCGAGCAGGGGTTTTCAAACGCATCGTAGCGTGGGTCAAGGCCGTAGATGGAGTGAGCTTTGAAGTATACAAGGGTGAAACTGTCGGTCTTGTTGGTGAATCCGGATGTGGAAAAACCACCGTTGGTATGACGCTTTTGAGACTATATGAGCCAACGTCAGGAAGAATAATTGTAGAAGGCGAAGATACTACGCATTACTTCCTTCCAGCATGGAAGGCTAAGAAATACGTTAGGAAGACGTATATAGAAAGATTCAAAGAATCTGGCTTTGTCCCAAAGGACGACATTGATAAAAAATACTACGACATATTCACAAAGAAAGGTGAACAAGGTCTTATCGAATACTTAACTGGAGACTTGCAAGCCAAGCGATTAGCCTTTAGACGAGAGATTCAAATAGTTTTCCAGGACCCGTACAGCTCCTTGAACCCAAGGATGAGGATTAAGAATATACTTGCAGAAGGTCCTCTCGCTCACAAGATGATTACGAAAGAACAGGTAATTGATACCGTCGGAAAGGCTCTACAAGAAGTTGGAATACATCCAACTCACATGTACAGATTCCCACACGAATTTTCCGGTGGGCAAAGGCAGAGAATAGGTATCGCAAGAGCACTTTTGATGAACCCGAAGCTCATAATTGCAGATGAAGCAGTCGCGGCTCTTGATGTTTCTATCAGGTCGCAGGTTATAAACCTCATGATGGACCTGCAAAAAGAACATGATCTGACATACTTATTCATTTCACACGATTTGTCACTTATTAAATACATTTCAAGTAGGGTTGTTGTTATGTATTTAGGTAAAGTTGTTGAAACTGCTCCAAAAAAAGAGTTATTTGATGAGCCACTGCATCCTTACACAAAAGCATTAATGAGTGCGATTCCAGTACCAAATCCAGAGTACAAAAAGCAAAGGATAATTCTCCAAGGTGATGTTCCAAGCCCGGTAAATCCACCAAGTGGTTGTCCGTTCCACCCGAGATGTCCAGTAGCAAAACCAATTTGTTCAAAGGAAAAACCAGAACTAAGAGAGGTTAAGCCTGAACACTTCGTTGCGTGTCACTTCCCTGGAAGCCTATAATAATTAAAAAACCGACCGTCTTTATTTGACGGTCGGTTTTTTTACTTGTTATATTATTTTCCGTTTAAGCATATATATCCTTTCTTTCATAATATAGAACCGAGAAAATAGTGCACGCAAGGTATAAAAGAATAATGAAGACAAAAGCTTTATAGTTGAACGAATTAGTCTTAATTATATCTGCAGGGTCAAATATGCCAAACGGGGTTAGTTTCTTAATATATGAATATTTCTCATACACTCTTGCTATTAATCCAAGAATATAGAAAAAACCAAGTAAGAAGAGTGTTACTGTATCAGCCGTATTCCTTTTTCTGAAAATAGTTGATGTGATTATTCCAATTAAAGCCGTAAATACATGTACAGCAACAAAAGAAAGAACGATATACCAAAATTGCACGATATCAAACGGCTTGATTTTGTATTTGTCAAACATATACAAAAGCGAAAGTGCAATTACTCCATCATAAATAACAAGGTTAATACTCACAAGGAGAATCTTCTCAAAGACATATCTTCTCCTCGAAATTGGTTTACTTAACACAAAATCTACAGTTCTTTCGTTTTCTTCTTTCACGATAATTGAAGAAGATAAACGCATAACATAGAACGTTGCAAACAAGAATATCCAAATCTGTCCTTGCATGGCAAAGAAGTGGAGGATATTGCTGAAATCAATTTCCTGAATACCAAATATCTTTAAAAACCCCTTAGGAAGTAGCTGAATTTTTGTACTAAATAATTCCCCAGCAAAACTTTGAAAGAGGGAAGAATACATGAATTGAATACCAACGATAAAAACGAGCCATATTATTAAGGGCCTCAGGTTCCTTCTGAACTCCCATCTAAAGACCTTCATCTATATCACCCCATCAAAAAGTATCATCAACTACTTTAATAGTTGGTTGATATAACTCTTCAAATATATCTTCAATTGATAAATCTTCTATCGTTATATCCTCGAAATTTATATTTTGAATGAATTTTTTGAATCTTTCCGTATTCCATTTCATATAAAGAATCAATCCATCGTCTATTTGGTGCAAATCTGTGATTTCTGGAAAGTCGTTTAAAAGCCATTTTATCACTTCAACAGCGTTATCGGCAACTTTGAGGATTATCTTTTTCATGTTAGGTTCAAACCTCTTTGGTTCCACAATATGTCCTTCTTTGATAAATATAACTCTATCACAAAGTCTTTGTACCTCGCTAAGAATATGGGAAGAAAGTAAAATACCAACGCCTTTGTCCCTTAACTCTTCCAAAGTAGTGTACAATAATCTTTGTACAAACGGATCGAGTCCGTTGGTCGGTTCATCCATTATTATCAACTTTGGTTTGTGAGCTAATGATTGTATAATAGCTACCTTCTTCTTATTACCACTTGACAGCTCTTCAAATTTTTTCCTTAACGGAAGGTCAAACTTTCGGCATAATTCTTCGCAGTATTCATCATCAAAATTGCTATAGAAACTTTTGTAGAATCTCAAAATTGTTTCCACTCTTTCGTCATCGTAGTAGTTAACTTCTCCAGGTACATATCCAATATTTTTGACAATATCTTTAAAATTCCTTTTGGTTACTCGCTGACCAAATATCTCAATAAGTCCATCATTTGGATTTAAGAATCCCATTATTGTACGTATTGTAGTTGTTTTCCCAGCACCGTTTGGTCCAACAAAACCTACGATCTCACCTTCGGATACTGAAAAACTGATATTCTCTATTGCCAATTTCTTGCCGTAATACTTAGTTAATCCAACAGTTTTCAATAGCAACATAGAAACACAACCACCTCTTTGTTATATTAAAACGAATCCCCCTCTTGCGAGGGGGGATTCGGAATCACCCACAATGCCAGATTATTTGTATTCTTCAGCTAAGTATTTCTTAATCTCCGTGTCGGCCTTCTTTATAGCTGTTTCCATATCGACTTTTCCATTAATGAAGTCGTTAAACATTGTGCTTACAACGTTTCTGATTTCGGTCCAGACAGAAAGTTGTGGATCCATTTTTGCGTTGTCAATCTGCTGCAATGGTATTTCGATGAGTGGGTCGGCTTTTGCCGCTTGTTTCCAAATGGTTGTCTGGAGTGCGGATCTTCTAACTGGCAAGTAACCTGTGTTCACAGCCCAGTAAGCCGTGACTTCTGGAGAAATAAGGTATTTCATGAATTCCCAGGCAGCACGTTTTTCATCTTCTTTAGCAGTGGAGAACATAATTATGTCTGTACCAGCAAATGGAACGTTTCTTGTCTTCCAAACTGGTACTGGCGCCCAGGCCCACTGGAATTTACCTTTGGTTGATTGTTCAACGTAAGTTCTTCCAGCTATTGTGTCTATATACATGAGAACGGTGCCTTGACCAAAGATATCGTTGAGATAACCGCCTTGAGCAAACGCAACTTTGTCGTCAAGCAGTTTTTTGAAGAACGAGAGTACTTCTCTTGTCTCTGGGGAATCAATTGCTGATACGTATTTGCCACTCTTGTCCTTCTTGACGATTTCTCCACCTCGCATCATGAGGAAAATCTGGAATGTATCAACTGTGGTTCTAAATGCAAAACCATAGACATCTGGTTTTCCGTCTTTATTTTTGTCTTTCGTAAGAGCTTTAGCAGCATAGAGAAGTTCGTTAATTGTTTTCGGTACACCTATACCTGCTGCAGAAAGTGCTGTTGCGTTGTAGTACATGATGTAAAGACTCTTGTTGAATGGAACAGCGTATACTGTGTTGCCCCATGTACAGTTGTCCCTGAACGCTTTGAAAACGTCTTCCCATTCTTCTTTCGTTATTCCTATCTTTGGATCGTTCATGTATTTGTTAAGCGGTTCTACAATCTTGCTTTGTAGCAACTTTGCTGTCCAGTTTGCGTATGCTTGAGATATTGTTGGGAGTTGACCTGCTTGTGCTCCAGCGAGAAGTTTCTGTTGAAGTGCGTTGTAGTTTCCAATGTAAATAGCCTCAACAACGATATCCGGGTGAGACTCGTTGAAGGCTTTAACAATCTGGTTCAGTGTTTCGCCTTGCGCACCACCCATAGCATGCCAGAAAACAACCTTAGTTGCAGCAAAGAAAGTCACTGAGAGAACTAATAAGAGTGTCAAAAAAATCTTCCTCATACCCTACACCTCCTACTGTGTGATTAGTAAAATCTTAAAAGAATTCATAAACCTCTGCGCCATAGCAGTATATTATACCACTAAAATTTCAAAGATTCATTAACTTTTTTAGATGTCCAATTTGAAAGAGCGAACAGGTCCTCCTTGTTTCCGAGCAATTTCGTTCAATTCACTTAAAATTTCTTCTTTTTTCAAGCCTAATTTCTCTAATTCTTCACCTATTGTTCCCCATTTCACATCACCGCACACAATAACCTTGATACCTTTTTCAAGTAAAGGCTGTATTAAGTATGGAAAATGTTCCGCAATTTCTTCGAAACTTGTATTTTCGGTTATGTATACCTCTTGATTGTTTTGAATGTTATCCATAAACTCTGCCTCCTACTCCATGCAAAACTTTATCAACCTTTGTTTAAAGCTATCACGCAACAACTTATATTATCAGGTTTTGCGCTCTTAAGTATTCTTACAGCCTCTAACATGGTATTACCAGTTGTCAAAACGTCATCGATTAGAATTATTTTCTTACCTTCTAAAAGTTTTGCTTCTTTTCTTAAGACGAACTTCCCTTTAACAGCCTCTGCCCTGTCTTTTGTTAGTAGTTGGTCTGTTTCACGAACGGCTTTCAGTGCATCTACCATTGGTATTCGTAACTTTTTTGAAAGTTCAATAGCAATAAGTCTCATATGGTCGTATCCACGTTTTTTCTTGGCACTTTTTGTCGCTGGAACGTATGTTATGAGTTCAACTGGTATGTTATTTACTACAACCGTTTTGTATAACATTTCACCAAAACTTTTTGCAAGCGAATGATGGTTTTTGAATTTATAAGCTAAGATGAATTCCCTAAGCTTATCTTCGTAAAATCCAAAATAATGGACTTCGTGGGGACCTACTTTTTGTGTTGTTATTGCAGGAGGACCATTGATTACCAAAGCACAATCTTTGCAAAGTCTTTTACCAAAACTTTGCGAACCACACACCACACATTCTGTGTCAGTCGTTAGGTTCAATACATTTTCAAATGTGTCCTCAAAATATCTAAACAGTTTTGATAAGTCGCTGTTAAATTTCAATGATTTCATACTCACGTGTTTCGGGGTTAAGAATCACAGCTGTAGCTTTCCCCGTGAGATAACCGCAAGATTCGCCTGGATTGATTACCAATGTGCGACCTTCTTTCCTAATATCAATTTGATGTGTATGACCGTAAAAGACGAAATCGTAAAGCTGGGATTTTATAGCAGGTATTAGTGCATAAGGTTCGTGCATCAGAAAGATTCTAAAACCGGACTCTTCCATTTCATATGGTTGGTTATGAAGTTTGTTTTGAAATTTCTGCATTAAGAACAATTTTTCGCCATCGTTATTACCAAATATACCTATGAACTTAACCCCTTCCAAAAGAAAATACGGAGCCATAAAAGGTGAAACTATATCCCCTAAATGAAATACATGTGTTATTTCTCTCTGCTTAGCAACTTCTATGAATTTCCTGATTTTAGGTATGTTGTCATGCGAATCACTTATTATCATCCACAGTTGACTGTGCTTGCTCGTTTTCTTGTTCGATTCCGTCGACATGCGAAACCTCCTCTCTGAACCCTGCAAATTTCCACATCAATAATATTCCAAGTAAAACAATAAGATAGTATGTTACAAGCCTAAACACAAATACCCCAGTCATAACAGCTTTTGGTTCATAAATGTGGGAGAAAACTAATTGGTAAAACCCTTCAACACCACCGCTTGAACCTGGAGTAGGGATATAAAAGACAATTGTATTGAGCATATTGACTACACCCCAGACAACATATAATGGAACGTTTCTGGCACTCACAGCTTCAATTGCGTACTTAATCATGAAAGATGGAATTAAAGATGTTAGTATGCCCAGGATGAAATCAACAATCAAGGTCCAGTAGTTCTTGCGGAACAGCTCTCTTGTCGATTTTGTCATCATATCGAGCCATTCTAAAGCCTTTCTTTCCCTTTCTTCAAGTTTTTTTGATTTTGTTACTCTCGAAAAGAATTTAAAGATAGCGAAAAGCAAGTCTCTGTTGGTGAACGTTAAAAGACCAGCTATTGTTATTCCAAATGTAACAAAGAACCCTACCATTATCAATGACAAACCGAGAGTGCCCTTAAGAACCCTGAGTATAATTTTCAGCATCATGATGTCTATCGTAAAGGTTATAAAGACGCTTTCAAACATTCTTGTTAGTGATATATTTGTAGCTTCGTGAGAGGGAATTCCTAACTTTGTAAGATGGTATATCTGAAAAGGCTGACCACCTATCGACATAGGAGTCACAAGAGAAAAGAACACTGTAAGGAAGAAATTTTCGAGTGATTGAAAAAAGGTTATTTTGTAACCTAAACTGCGCACAATAATCATTGTTCGGATAGCTTGAGAGCTGTAATCTGAAGCCATTAGTAAGATTAGAACAACTATAGCTTTGAATGGGTAGTTTTTAAGCGCACTTATAGGGTCTTGTTTTGCAAAGAAGATACCTATAATATTCACTATAGCTAAACCTATTACTAAAGCTATTAGCACGTTTTTTAGAATCTTCTTCACATCCAAGGAAATCTCCTCCTGGGAATAATATTATAATTTACCTCAGTCTAAATGCTCATCATTCAAATGTCGTTTAACAAAAATCACATCTTCTAATGTCGTAACTTTTATATTCATCCTGCTCCCGCTGATATAATAAACATCAATTCCGAATGCTGTAACTATTGATGCTTCGTCGGTGAAAGTGTGAAGAATCTCTATACATGATTCCATAGCACTCTTTATAATATGGTATTTAAAAGTTTGCGGTGTTTGATGAATGAATACCTTACTGCGCGGAATTATTTCATCTACTCTTTCACCGCTTTCGGAATAACTGACCGTATCGGTTGCGTTGATTGCCGTTACTACAGCGCCATAGTGTTTAGCGCACTCTATGTTCTTTTGAACAATTTCTTTACTTACAAGAGGACGTGCACCGTCATGGATAACAACGATGTCTTCTTCACTTGCAAAATTTTCTAAGAAAGCCAGTCCATTCCAAACGGAATGTTCTCTTGTGTCGCCACCAATCACAAAATCAAGCAAATTGATATATTCACGTAGCAATTTTTTGGTTTCATCCAAGTATTTTTCAGGACAGACAACAACTATTTTATCAAAGAGTTTGAAATCTACAAACTTTTGAACAACGAACTGTAACAATGTTTTTCTGCGAATTTCGTCGATAACATAGAATTGTTTAGGTTTATCCCAACCAAATCGAGCCCCAACACCCCCGAACATTAAAAGAGCGTATGCCTTTTGACTCATTTTTGCTGTTCACCCTTTTTCTTTCTTCTTTCTTCAACCAACTGCAAAAACTCATCTTCAGTTAAGGTTTTAACTCCAAATTTCTGTGCCTTTTGAAGTTTACTACCGGGATTCTCACCAACAATAAGGTAATCAGTTTTTCTTGAAACGTTATCGGTGTAATGTCCACCTAAAGATTCTATATATTTCTTTACTTCCTCCCTGGAGAAATTTTTAAGTGTTCCCGTTACACAAAACGTTAATCCAGATAAAACATCTTCCTTAACTTCGATATCGCTTTTCATATTAACACCGGCTTTTTTAAGTTTTTCTATTATCTCCTTTGTCTTAGGTAGCTTGAAGTAATCATATATACTTTTTGCAGTATCTTCGCCAATGCCCTCAACTAAAAGCAAGTCTGCAATCGATGCGTTTGCTAGTTCTTCCAACGAGCGGAATTTTCTTGCTAATATCTTTGCCGTTCTTTCGCCAACTCCGGGGATTCCAAGTCCAACAATCAACCTCTCTAGACTGACAGATTTAGCCCTCTCAATCTCTGACAATATGTTTGATATCATCTTAGGACCCAAACCGCTGATTTGAGCAAGGTCAAAGATGGTGAGGTAGAATATGTCTGCAATATCTTTGACCAACCCAGCGTCGACAAGCTTTGAGATAATCTTTGGTCCTAAGCCTTGAATGTCCAAAGCTTGTCTTGATACAAAGACCTCCAAATGCCTTTTCAATTTCGCCGGGCAATGTGGATTGAGACATTTGTATGCAACATACTCTTTCGATTCCTTTCCTACAGGACCACCACATACAGGACATTCATCGGGAACTGTTACAGGCTGCTCTTGACCAGTTCTTAGATCCTTAACGACATGAACAACTTGTGGTATTATCCCCCCAGCTTTCTCAATTAGCACATAATCTCCAATTCTTATATCCTTCTCCTTTATGTAGTCAAAGTTATGCAAAGAAGCGCGTTTAATCATAGTTCCTTCAAGTTCCACAGGTTCAAATTCGGCAACAGGCGTTATTACGCCGGTTCGACCTACCTGGTATGTTATACCTATGATTTTCGTCCTTGCTTGCTGTGCTGGGAATTTAAAAGCAATTGCCCAACGAGGAGATTTCGCAGTCCAACCTAGTTCGTTTTGTTTGGCAAAGTCGTTGACCTTTACGACAACACCATCAACCCAGTATTCAAGCTTGCTTCTCTCCTTAGACCAACTTCTCCAATACTCTATAACTTCCTCTATAGATTTACATAACTTGCTATGAGGATTCACTTTGAAATGCAGTTTTTTAAGAAACTCTAAAGCTTCCCATTGAGTTTTCAATCCGTATTGTTGCGGTTTAACAATGTAATACATGAAAGAGTCTAAGTTTCTCTTTGACACTTCGGCGGGGTCCAATAACTGTAATGTTCCTGCTGTTGCATTTCTTGGATTTGCAAATGGTGTTAGTCCTTCTTCTTCCCTCTGCTGGTTGTATTCCTCGAAATAACTAACAGGCATGAATATCTCTCCACGAACTTCAATAGTTAACGGTTCAGGCAGTCTGAGGGGTATTGATTTCACGGTCTTTACATTGGCGGTTACATCGTCACCTTTTAAACCATCGCCCCTTGTG contains these protein-coding regions:
- a CDS encoding lysylphosphatidylglycerol synthase transmembrane domain-containing protein encodes the protein MKKILKNVLIALVIGLAIVNIIGIFFAKQDPISALKNYPFKAIVVLILLMASDYSSQAIRTMIIVRSLGYKITFFQSLENFFLTVFFSLVTPMSIGGQPFQIYHLTKLGIPSHEATNISLTRMFESVFITFTIDIMMLKIILRVLKGTLGLSLIMVGFFVTFGITIAGLLTFTNRDLLFAIFKFFSRVTKSKKLEERERKALEWLDMMTKSTRELFRKNYWTLIVDFILGILTSLIPSFMIKYAIEAVSARNVPLYVVWGVVNMLNTIVFYIPTPGSSGGVEGFYQLVFSHIYEPKAVMTGVFVFRLVTYYLIVLLGILLMWKFAGFREEVSHVDGIEQENEQAQSTVDDNK
- a CDS encoding IspD/TarI family cytidylyltransferase: MSQKAYALLMFGGVGARFGWDKPKQFYVIDEIRRKTLLQFVVQKFVDFKLFDKIVVVCPEKYLDETKKLLREYINLLDFVIGGDTREHSVWNGLAFLENFASEEDIVVIHDGARPLVSKEIVQKNIECAKHYGAVVTAINATDTVSYSESGERVDEIIPRSKVFIHQTPQTFKYHIIKSAMESCIEILHTFTDEASIVTAFGIDVYYISGSRMNIKVTTLEDVIFVKRHLNDEHLD
- the ligA gene encoding NAD-dependent DNA ligase LigA is translated as MVPEKIREEVERLRREIEYHNYRYYVLASPIITDEEYDRLMQRLIELEEKYPELRTPDSPTQRVGGQPIEGFETVEHSEPMLSLDNTYNEAEILNFHERVRKTVGDVEYVAELKIDGVSIALRYENGLLVRAITRGDGLKGDDVTANVKTVKSIPLRLPEPLTIEVRGEIFMPVSYFEEYNQQREEEGLTPFANPRNATAGTLQLLDPAEVSKRNLDSFMYYIVKPQQYGLKTQWEALEFLKKLHFKVNPHSKLCKSIEEVIEYWRSWSKERSKLEYWVDGVVVKVNDFAKQNELGWTAKSPRWAIAFKFPAQQARTKIIGITYQVGRTGVITPVAEFEPVELEGTMIKRASLHNFDYIKEKDIRIGDYVLIEKAGGIIPQVVHVVKDLRTGQEQPVTVPDECPVCGGPVGKESKEYVAYKCLNPHCPAKLKRHLEVFVSRQALDIQGLGPKIISKLVDAGLVKDIADIFYLTIFDLAQISGLGPKMISNILSEIERAKSVSLERLIVGLGIPGVGERTAKILARKFRSLEELANASIADLLLVEGIGEDTAKSIYDYFKLPKTKEIIEKLKKAGVNMKSDIEVKEDVLSGLTFCVTGTLKNFSREEVKKYIESLGGHYTDNVSRKTDYLIVGENPGSKLQKAQKFGVKTLTEDEFLQLVEERRKKKGEQQK